Proteins encoded by one window of Arachis hypogaea cultivar Tifrunner chromosome 1, arahy.Tifrunner.gnm2.J5K5, whole genome shotgun sequence:
- the LOC112696915 gene encoding uncharacterized protein isoform X3 produces MTRQGAYKESDDMLIDEPKLPQQGQIAALPNEFNPSYLKIYYSKLFPHADLYRWMSYGNDGKHPACDSSYLGRREFSYTLDNDIFVRYNTFNSATELENSIKDKCPLKIDIGPIYNLNPARRNAYAGDNVLTPVERELIFDIDMSDYDDVRYCCSGADVCLNCWPLMTVAVKVIDTSLRDDFGFRHILWVYSGRRGVHCWVCDRKARRLTNEQRAAVADYFRVYKGNENNYKKVSLMGQVLHPFLARSYTEVLKEYFETKLLTSQNLLSSEERYEKILEMIPDQSIASELRGKWQESRRSSSAKEDINIVRWEQLKQLLQKHKAQVVRRCVEEIVFTYTFPRLDMEVSKHMNHLLKAPFCVHPKTGRVCVPINPNNCEEFDPTTVPTLIQLLEELNREGLRSDVEGGLFDTLTILRFLSEWNKTSLANAIKLFRSSFLQPLLKICKEEMESSYNAKLQQSKNLLSW; encoded by the exons ATGACTCGCCAAGGAGCTTATAAAGAAAGCGATGACATGCTCATTGATGAACCAAAACTGCCTCAGCAAGGCCAAATCGCGGCCCTTCCTAATGAGTTCAACCCCAGTTATCTGAAAATATATTACA GTAAGCTGTTTCCTCATGCTGATTTATATAGATGGATGTCATACGGCAACG ATGGGAAGCATCCTGCTTGTGATTCATCTTACTTGGGACGAAGGGAATTCTCGTACACCCTAGATAACGATATATTTGTGCGCTACAATACCTTCAATAGTGCCACCGAACTTGAAAACTCCATCAAAGACAAGTGCCCGTTAAAGATAGATATTGGACCCATCTACAACCTCAAC CCTGCACGTAGGAATGCTTATGCTGGAGATAATGTTCTCACTCCGGTTGAGAGGGAGCTGATTTTTGATATA GATATGTCAGATTATGATGATGTTAGATACTGCTGCTCAGGTGCTGATGTTTGTCTCAATTGCTGGCCATTAATGACTGTAGCCGTCAAAGTAATAGATACTTCCTTAAGAG ATGACTTTGGGTTTAGACATATTCTCTGGGTATATAGTGGTCGGCGTGGTGTACATTGTTGGGTCTGTGATAGAAAGGCAAGACG GTTGACTAATGAGCAGAGAGCAGCAGTTGCGGACTATTTTCGTGTCTACAAG GGAAATGAAAATAACTATAAGAAGGTTTCCTTGATGGGTCAAGTTCTGCATCCCTTTCTGGC GAGATCATATACTGAAGTTCTCAAGGAATATTTTGAGACAAAACTGCTTACAAGTCAAAATTTACTTTCTAGCGAGGAGAGATATGAAAAGATCCTAGAGATGATTCCTGATCAAT CTATTGCTTCTGAACTTCGAGGAAAGTGGCAAGAAAGTAGGCGGTCTTCTAGTGCAAAAGAAGACATTAATATTGTTCGATGGGAGCAGCTTAAACAGTTGCTGCAAAAACATAAG GCACAAGTGGTGCGTAGGTGTGTTGAAGAGATTGTGTTCACCTATACATTTCCTAGGCTTGATATGGAG GTTTCTAAACATATGAACCATTTGCTCAAAGCACCCTTCTGTGTGCACCCAAAAACAG GCCGTGTTTGTGTCCCCATCAACCCAAATAATTGTGAAGAATTTGATCCCACAACGGTGCCAACCCTTATCCAG CTTTTGGAAGAGCTGAATAGGGAGGGCTTGAGGTCTGATGTTGAAGGAGGTTTGTTTGATACTCTGACAATACTTAGGTTTCTTTCTG AATGGAATAAAACTTCACTTGCAAATGCCATCAAGCTCTTTAGGTCATCCTTCCTTCAGCCATTACTGAAAATTTGCAAG GAGGAAATGGAAAGCTCCTATAATGCGAAACTACAGCAGTCGAAGAATCTCCTTAGTTGGTAG
- the LOC112696915 gene encoding uncharacterized protein isoform X4, with product MTRQGAYKESDDMLIDEPKLPQQGQIAALPNEFNPSYLKIYYSKLFPHADLYRWMSYGNDGKHPACDSSYLGRREFSYTLDNDIFVRYNTFNSATELENSIKDKCPLKIDIGPIYNLNPARRNAYAGDNVLTPVERELIFDIDMSDYDDVRYCCSGADVCLNCWPLMTVAVKVIDTSLRDDFGFRHILWVYSGRRGVHCWVCDRKARRLTNEQRAAVADYFRVYKGNENNYKKVSLMGQVLHPFLARSYTEVLKEYFETKLLTSQNLLSSEERYEKILEMIPDQSIASELRGKWQESRRSSSAKEDINIVRWEQLKQLLQKHKAQVVRRCVEEIVFTYTFPRLDMEVSKHMNHLLKAPFCVHPKTGRVCVPINPNNCEEFDPTTVPTLIQLLEELNREGLRSDVEGEWNKTSLANAIKLFRSSFLQPLLKICKEEMESSYNAKLQQSKNLLSW from the exons ATGACTCGCCAAGGAGCTTATAAAGAAAGCGATGACATGCTCATTGATGAACCAAAACTGCCTCAGCAAGGCCAAATCGCGGCCCTTCCTAATGAGTTCAACCCCAGTTATCTGAAAATATATTACA GTAAGCTGTTTCCTCATGCTGATTTATATAGATGGATGTCATACGGCAACG ATGGGAAGCATCCTGCTTGTGATTCATCTTACTTGGGACGAAGGGAATTCTCGTACACCCTAGATAACGATATATTTGTGCGCTACAATACCTTCAATAGTGCCACCGAACTTGAAAACTCCATCAAAGACAAGTGCCCGTTAAAGATAGATATTGGACCCATCTACAACCTCAAC CCTGCACGTAGGAATGCTTATGCTGGAGATAATGTTCTCACTCCGGTTGAGAGGGAGCTGATTTTTGATATA GATATGTCAGATTATGATGATGTTAGATACTGCTGCTCAGGTGCTGATGTTTGTCTCAATTGCTGGCCATTAATGACTGTAGCCGTCAAAGTAATAGATACTTCCTTAAGAG ATGACTTTGGGTTTAGACATATTCTCTGGGTATATAGTGGTCGGCGTGGTGTACATTGTTGGGTCTGTGATAGAAAGGCAAGACG GTTGACTAATGAGCAGAGAGCAGCAGTTGCGGACTATTTTCGTGTCTACAAG GGAAATGAAAATAACTATAAGAAGGTTTCCTTGATGGGTCAAGTTCTGCATCCCTTTCTGGC GAGATCATATACTGAAGTTCTCAAGGAATATTTTGAGACAAAACTGCTTACAAGTCAAAATTTACTTTCTAGCGAGGAGAGATATGAAAAGATCCTAGAGATGATTCCTGATCAAT CTATTGCTTCTGAACTTCGAGGAAAGTGGCAAGAAAGTAGGCGGTCTTCTAGTGCAAAAGAAGACATTAATATTGTTCGATGGGAGCAGCTTAAACAGTTGCTGCAAAAACATAAG GCACAAGTGGTGCGTAGGTGTGTTGAAGAGATTGTGTTCACCTATACATTTCCTAGGCTTGATATGGAG GTTTCTAAACATATGAACCATTTGCTCAAAGCACCCTTCTGTGTGCACCCAAAAACAG GCCGTGTTTGTGTCCCCATCAACCCAAATAATTGTGAAGAATTTGATCCCACAACGGTGCCAACCCTTATCCAG CTTTTGGAAGAGCTGAATAGGGAGGGCTTGAGGTCTGATGTTGAAGGAG AATGGAATAAAACTTCACTTGCAAATGCCATCAAGCTCTTTAGGTCATCCTTCCTTCAGCCATTACTGAAAATTTGCAAG GAGGAAATGGAAAGCTCCTATAATGCGAAACTACAGCAGTCGAAGAATCTCCTTAGTTGGTAG
- the LOC112696915 gene encoding uncharacterized protein isoform X2 — protein sequence MVFPIKTEPIRITNTPGSCHLLQSAISAVSLSCFRLVFYISTLQFQIPNNRRKMTRQGAYKESDDMLIDEPKLPQQGQIAALPNEFNPSYLKIYYSKLFPHADLYRWMSYGNDGKHPACDSSYLGRREFSYTLDNDIFVRYNTFNSATELENSIKDKCPLKIDIGPIYNLNPARRNAYAGDNVLTPVERELIFDIDMSDYDDVRYCCSGADVCLNCWPLMTVAVKVIDTSLRDDFGFRHILWVYSGRRGVHCWVCDRKARRLTNEQRAAVADYFRVYKGNENNYKKVSLMGQVLHPFLARSYTEVLKEYFETKLLTSQNLLSSEERYEKILEMIPDQSIASELRGKWQESRRSSSAKEDINIVRWEQLKQLLQKHKAQVVRRCVEEIVFTYTFPRLDMEVSKHMNHLLKAPFCVHPKTGRVCVPINPNNCEEFDPTTVPTLIQLLEELNREGLRSDVEGEWNKTSLANAIKLFRSSFLQPLLKICKEEMESSYNAKLQQSKNLLSW from the exons ATGGTTTTTCCTATCAAAACCGAGCCAATTCGCATCACAAATACCCCTGGTTCCTGCCATCTGCTCCAATCTGCTATTTCCGCTGTCTCTCTAAGCTGTTTTCGCTTAGTCTTCTACATCTCCACACTTCAATTTCAGATCCCCAACAACCGCCGCAAAATGACTCGCCAAGGAGCTTATAAAGAAAGCGATGACATGCTCATTGATGAACCAAAACTGCCTCAGCAAGGCCAAATCGCGGCCCTTCCTAATGAGTTCAACCCCAGTTATCTGAAAATATATTACA GTAAGCTGTTTCCTCATGCTGATTTATATAGATGGATGTCATACGGCAACG ATGGGAAGCATCCTGCTTGTGATTCATCTTACTTGGGACGAAGGGAATTCTCGTACACCCTAGATAACGATATATTTGTGCGCTACAATACCTTCAATAGTGCCACCGAACTTGAAAACTCCATCAAAGACAAGTGCCCGTTAAAGATAGATATTGGACCCATCTACAACCTCAAC CCTGCACGTAGGAATGCTTATGCTGGAGATAATGTTCTCACTCCGGTTGAGAGGGAGCTGATTTTTGATATA GATATGTCAGATTATGATGATGTTAGATACTGCTGCTCAGGTGCTGATGTTTGTCTCAATTGCTGGCCATTAATGACTGTAGCCGTCAAAGTAATAGATACTTCCTTAAGAG ATGACTTTGGGTTTAGACATATTCTCTGGGTATATAGTGGTCGGCGTGGTGTACATTGTTGGGTCTGTGATAGAAAGGCAAGACG GTTGACTAATGAGCAGAGAGCAGCAGTTGCGGACTATTTTCGTGTCTACAAG GGAAATGAAAATAACTATAAGAAGGTTTCCTTGATGGGTCAAGTTCTGCATCCCTTTCTGGC GAGATCATATACTGAAGTTCTCAAGGAATATTTTGAGACAAAACTGCTTACAAGTCAAAATTTACTTTCTAGCGAGGAGAGATATGAAAAGATCCTAGAGATGATTCCTGATCAAT CTATTGCTTCTGAACTTCGAGGAAAGTGGCAAGAAAGTAGGCGGTCTTCTAGTGCAAAAGAAGACATTAATATTGTTCGATGGGAGCAGCTTAAACAGTTGCTGCAAAAACATAAG GCACAAGTGGTGCGTAGGTGTGTTGAAGAGATTGTGTTCACCTATACATTTCCTAGGCTTGATATGGAG GTTTCTAAACATATGAACCATTTGCTCAAAGCACCCTTCTGTGTGCACCCAAAAACAG GCCGTGTTTGTGTCCCCATCAACCCAAATAATTGTGAAGAATTTGATCCCACAACGGTGCCAACCCTTATCCAG CTTTTGGAAGAGCTGAATAGGGAGGGCTTGAGGTCTGATGTTGAAGGAG AATGGAATAAAACTTCACTTGCAAATGCCATCAAGCTCTTTAGGTCATCCTTCCTTCAGCCATTACTGAAAATTTGCAAG GAGGAAATGGAAAGCTCCTATAATGCGAAACTACAGCAGTCGAAGAATCTCCTTAGTTGGTAG
- the LOC112696915 gene encoding uncharacterized protein isoform X1 encodes MVFPIKTEPIRITNTPGSCHLLQSAISAVSLSCFRLVFYISTLQFQIPNNRRKMTRQGAYKESDDMLIDEPKLPQQGQIAALPNEFNPSYLKIYYSKLFPHADLYRWMSYGNDGKHPACDSSYLGRREFSYTLDNDIFVRYNTFNSATELENSIKDKCPLKIDIGPIYNLNPARRNAYAGDNVLTPVERELIFDIDMSDYDDVRYCCSGADVCLNCWPLMTVAVKVIDTSLRDDFGFRHILWVYSGRRGVHCWVCDRKARRLTNEQRAAVADYFRVYKGNENNYKKVSLMGQVLHPFLARSYTEVLKEYFETKLLTSQNLLSSEERYEKILEMIPDQSIASELRGKWQESRRSSSAKEDINIVRWEQLKQLLQKHKAQVVRRCVEEIVFTYTFPRLDMEVSKHMNHLLKAPFCVHPKTGRVCVPINPNNCEEFDPTTVPTLIQLLEELNREGLRSDVEGGLFDTLTILRFLSEWNKTSLANAIKLFRSSFLQPLLKICKEEMESSYNAKLQQSKNLLSW; translated from the exons ATGGTTTTTCCTATCAAAACCGAGCCAATTCGCATCACAAATACCCCTGGTTCCTGCCATCTGCTCCAATCTGCTATTTCCGCTGTCTCTCTAAGCTGTTTTCGCTTAGTCTTCTACATCTCCACACTTCAATTTCAGATCCCCAACAACCGCCGCAAAATGACTCGCCAAGGAGCTTATAAAGAAAGCGATGACATGCTCATTGATGAACCAAAACTGCCTCAGCAAGGCCAAATCGCGGCCCTTCCTAATGAGTTCAACCCCAGTTATCTGAAAATATATTACA GTAAGCTGTTTCCTCATGCTGATTTATATAGATGGATGTCATACGGCAACG ATGGGAAGCATCCTGCTTGTGATTCATCTTACTTGGGACGAAGGGAATTCTCGTACACCCTAGATAACGATATATTTGTGCGCTACAATACCTTCAATAGTGCCACCGAACTTGAAAACTCCATCAAAGACAAGTGCCCGTTAAAGATAGATATTGGACCCATCTACAACCTCAAC CCTGCACGTAGGAATGCTTATGCTGGAGATAATGTTCTCACTCCGGTTGAGAGGGAGCTGATTTTTGATATA GATATGTCAGATTATGATGATGTTAGATACTGCTGCTCAGGTGCTGATGTTTGTCTCAATTGCTGGCCATTAATGACTGTAGCCGTCAAAGTAATAGATACTTCCTTAAGAG ATGACTTTGGGTTTAGACATATTCTCTGGGTATATAGTGGTCGGCGTGGTGTACATTGTTGGGTCTGTGATAGAAAGGCAAGACG GTTGACTAATGAGCAGAGAGCAGCAGTTGCGGACTATTTTCGTGTCTACAAG GGAAATGAAAATAACTATAAGAAGGTTTCCTTGATGGGTCAAGTTCTGCATCCCTTTCTGGC GAGATCATATACTGAAGTTCTCAAGGAATATTTTGAGACAAAACTGCTTACAAGTCAAAATTTACTTTCTAGCGAGGAGAGATATGAAAAGATCCTAGAGATGATTCCTGATCAAT CTATTGCTTCTGAACTTCGAGGAAAGTGGCAAGAAAGTAGGCGGTCTTCTAGTGCAAAAGAAGACATTAATATTGTTCGATGGGAGCAGCTTAAACAGTTGCTGCAAAAACATAAG GCACAAGTGGTGCGTAGGTGTGTTGAAGAGATTGTGTTCACCTATACATTTCCTAGGCTTGATATGGAG GTTTCTAAACATATGAACCATTTGCTCAAAGCACCCTTCTGTGTGCACCCAAAAACAG GCCGTGTTTGTGTCCCCATCAACCCAAATAATTGTGAAGAATTTGATCCCACAACGGTGCCAACCCTTATCCAG CTTTTGGAAGAGCTGAATAGGGAGGGCTTGAGGTCTGATGTTGAAGGAGGTTTGTTTGATACTCTGACAATACTTAGGTTTCTTTCTG AATGGAATAAAACTTCACTTGCAAATGCCATCAAGCTCTTTAGGTCATCCTTCCTTCAGCCATTACTGAAAATTTGCAAG GAGGAAATGGAAAGCTCCTATAATGCGAAACTACAGCAGTCGAAGAATCTCCTTAGTTGGTAG